The region CCTTTTCGAGACGTATCCCGAAGTTTCCTTCCGAATTTGAATAGAGGATAATAAGCAAACGGAAGCACAATGATGGCAAAGAACGCGAGCTTCCAGTTTTGATATAGAATAACGCCCGCTAAAGCGATCAGAGTCAGAGATTGCTGAAACAGATCTTTTATCCCGACAGACAGCATATTTTGAAGAACAGCGACATCATTCATGATGTTGGACATCAATTCTCCCGAGGCTGTTTTATTATGAAATTCCAGCGGCATTTTCAGAAGATGATCGTAGACTTTTCCTCGTAAATCCATGATGACTCTGTTTCCCACATAATACATCAGATACGATTGGCCATAAGTGCAGATCCCTTTCGCGAAGGAAGTGCCCAGTATCGCAAGAGGAACAACGAATAAAAGCTGTTCATTTCGATTAATAAAAATTCCATCGAGGACCGGACGCACCAGCCAGGCATAGAGGGCCGTAAGAAGAGAGACTCCGACGGCAAACAAAGCCGCGAAAACAAGTCGTCTCCAGTAGGGCTTTACATAGGCAATCAGCTTGAAATAATGATTCATTGAATCGTCCCGGCTGGCGCCGAAAGGTCTCGACTGGAACGAAAGAGTCTCAAGATCGCATCCGCGGCCCTTTGACTTGCCTTTCGATCAGTCAATTTGGAGCGGATTATATTAAACTTCTCCTTCATTTGCCGGATTGTCTGAGGGTTTTCAAATATTTCCAAGACCTTTGCTGCAATATTTTCCGGGGTCGCTGCCTCCTGGACCAATTCAGGAACAAATTTTTCACCCACAACGATATTGACCAAACCGATCATTCTTATTTTCAGCAGATTTTTACCGATCCAATATGTCCAGGGAGAAACTTTATACACAATCACCATCGGAATTCCGATGATGGCTGCCTGAAGCGTGGCTGTTCCGGAGGCCACCATTAAAATGTCACAGACCGACATGACTTCACTGGCATCCCCTTCGATCAGGGTAATCAAAACGGGAAAAGAGGTTAGCCGGGATTCAATATCCTGACGGGTAAAGGTCGGAGCAACAGGTAGAATGAACTGCGCCTCCGGAATTTTCCTCTTGATGATTTCTACTGCTTTAAGCATGACAGGCAGTACGCGGTCCAGTTCGCTTTTTCGACTTCCCGGACAGATGCCATATAGAGGGAGATTGTGATCCAGTCCCCATTTAAAAGTGAGCTCTTCCCTGGAATAGGAGGCATGGATCTCCTCTAGAAGAGGATGGCCCACAAACTCAACCGGTATTTTTTCATCCTTGTAGAGCTGTTCCTCAAAAGGGAGTATCACGAGCATCTGGCTGACCAGCCGCTTGATTAAATGAATGCGCCCTCTCCGCCAGGCCCAGATTTGGGGAGAAATATAATAAGAGACCGGGATGCCCAGGCGTTTGGCAACTCTGGCGACCCGCAGATTGAAATCAGGATAATCGATCAGAATAACCTGTTGAATCGATCTTGTTTTTAGGGATTGAATGACTGCAAGATAGGCCTTTCGAATTACGTGAAGGTGGGACACCACTTCAAATAATCCTACCACGCCCAGGGATTGAATATTAAATATGAGCTCGGCACCCGCGGATTGAATAGCCTTGCCGCCTATTGCGAAGATTTTCAATTGGGGCTCTTTACTCAAAAGCGCCTGTACCAGCTTTCCTCCATGGATATCACCTGATGCCTCGCCGGTAATTATGAGAATATTTTTCATCAGGCGGAGGTCAGGCAAATGTTGCTGACTTTTGAATTGCAATCCTTGCAATTTCTTCGGCCACTTTTAGCGCCTCTCTTCCGGCAACTCCGGAAATCACGGGCGGCGTCCGGTTTTTACAATTCTTGACGTAGTCCTGCAATTCCAGTTTCAAGGGTTCCTCCTTTTCAACAGAGGGGTATTCGACGATGATCTTGGTCTGATCATTTTCTATTCCCTTTCTCGCTATCACGACTTCTTGATTTTGATAATCCAAAGAGATGTAACAATCTGGCTGAAAAACTCGAATCTTCCGCATTTTATCCAGGGACACACGACTTGCGGTCATATTTGCAACGCAGCCACTCTGAAATTCCAGTCTCGCATTGACAATATCGATTTCCTTGGAAAGTACCGGAATCCCCATGGCTCTCACTTCGGTAATAGGCGAATTCGTCAGACTCAGGATAATATCGATATCATGAATCATCAAGTCCAGAATGACATTCACATCTGTTCCTCTTGAAGCAAATGGACCGATTCTGTGATTTTCGATAAAACGGGGATGGATAATCAATTCCTTCGCCTTTAAATAGGCCCGATTATATCTCTCAAGGTGACCAATTTGAAAAACGGCCTGTTTATCTTCTGCCTCTTTGATCAAGAGATCTGCTTCTTCAAGCGTTGCTGTTATCGGTTTTTCCAAAAGGACATCTATCCGATTCTTTAACGCCTCATGGGCCACCTCAAAATGGAGTTGTGTCGGAACGGCAATACTCAATGCATCTGCCCGCGAGAGAAGATCAAGGTAATTCTTGAAAAACCGGGTCTTGTATTTTCCGGCAATTTCCGTACCCCTTGTTTCATTGGAATCTGCAACGCCCACTAATGTTACACCCGGCATTTCGGAATAAATTCGGGCATGATGCTGTCCAAGATGACCCACGCCAATG is a window of Nitrospirota bacterium DNA encoding:
- the lpxB gene encoding lipid-A-disaccharide synthase, whose translation is MKNILIITGEASGDIHGGKLVQALLSKEPQLKIFAIGGKAIQSAGAELIFNIQSLGVVGLFEVVSHLHVIRKAYLAVIQSLKTRSIQQVILIDYPDFNLRVARVAKRLGIPVSYYISPQIWAWRRGRIHLIKRLVSQMLVILPFEEQLYKDEKIPVEFVGHPLLEEIHASYSREELTFKWGLDHNLPLYGICPGSRKSELDRVLPVMLKAVEIIKRKIPEAQFILPVAPTFTRQDIESRLTSFPVLITLIEGDASEVMSVCDILMVASGTATLQAAIIGIPMVIVYKVSPWTYWIGKNLLKIRMIGLVNIVVGEKFVPELVQEAATPENIAAKVLEIFENPQTIRQMKEKFNIIRSKLTDRKASQRAADAILRLFRSSRDLSAPAGTIQ
- a CDS encoding Gfo/Idh/MocA family oxidoreductase — encoded protein: MNQNKILNIGVIGVGHLGQHHARIYSEMPGVTLVGVADSNETRGTEIAGKYKTRFFKNYLDLLSRADALSIAVPTQLHFEVAHEALKNRIDVLLEKPITATLEEADLLIKEAEDKQAVFQIGHLERYNRAYLKAKELIIHPRFIENHRIGPFASRGTDVNVILDLMIHDIDIILSLTNSPITEVRAMGIPVLSKEIDIVNARLEFQSGCVANMTASRVSLDKMRKIRVFQPDCYISLDYQNQEVVIARKGIENDQTKIIVEYPSVEKEEPLKLELQDYVKNCKNRTPPVISGVAGREALKVAEEIARIAIQKSATFA